The genomic interval CGTCGGACCGCCCTCCTCCTCCAGGCGGCAGAGCTGACCGACCGCCTCGAGGCGTCCGAGGCGGACGTCGTCGCCGCACAGCTGCGCCGGTCGCGAACGGCCGGCGACCTGGCCGCGCTGCGCAGCCGCATGCGGGCCCGCGCCGTGATCGCCTACATGCGCGGCACCGGGGCGTCCGTCGCCGCCCTCGCCGCTCCCCGTGTCTACGCCGAGCTGGTCGCCACGAAGGAGAAGGAGCTGGTCACCGGGTACAAGGCCGCGCTCGCCGGCGTGGACGTGGACCAGCAGCGGGCCGAGCAGGCCCGCCGGGGGCTGCGGGCCGCCCAGGACGAGCTCGTCACCGTGCAGTCCCAGCTCGACACCGTGATCGCGGCGGACGACGCCCGGCGGGCCGACGAGCTGCGCCGGGCCGACGAGGCCCGGCGCGCCGCCCTGGCCAGGCAGGCCGCCGCCCTCGCCGCCGCCCGAGGGCAGGCCCGCCTCGCCGTTGGTTCGCCGGCGTCGGCATCAGCCGGCGGGTACGCGCCCACCCCGCTGGACCCGGCCGCCCTCCTTCCCCGTCATCGGGCCGCCACGGACCGCCAGATCGCGC from Acidimicrobiales bacterium carries:
- a CDS encoding septal ring lytic transglycosylase RlpA family protein, which translates into the protein MARHRPARPVRARAVLVTVVAAAGLAAGTVRAPAAAGTDDPRARRTALLLQAAELTDRLEASEADVVAAQLRRSRTAGDLAALRSRMRARAVIAYMRGTGASVAALAAPRVYAELVATKEKELVTGYKAALAGVDVDQQRAEQARRGLRAAQDELVTVQSQLDTVIAADDARRADELRRADEARRAALARQAAALAAARGQARLAVGSPASASAGGYAPTPLDPAALLPRHRAATDRQIALMRRVTFGPLPPGAALPAGLARTGQRVEGNASWYGPGFNGRPTASGAIYDQEAWTVASRELPLGTLLAVSRGDRRVLLLVNDRGPYVDGRVLDLSAAAARALGVGGVAPVSAEVVTARAL